The DNA region CCGATTATGAACTTCTTATCCAACAAAAACAAGCTAAGGTTTCCATAGCTACGCTTGATGTAGTAGAAGCGAACCCGCTGCAAATGAACCAGCTCTTCTTCAACATTATTGGTAACTCACTTAAGTTTAGCAATGATGATATTCCACCTGTGGTAGAAATTACATCTTGCAAGCTACCTGAAGAGCAAAAGCAACATTTCCCTCATCTAAAACAAAAAAAAGACTATCACTGCATCACCATTAGAGATAATGGAATTGGCTTTCAGCAGGAGTATGCAAACAAGATCTTCAGCATTTTCCAACGCCTGAATGAAAGGTCAATGTATGGCGGCTATGGTATAGGAATGGCTATTTGCAAAAAGATCATCGATGTTCACCAGGGCGCCATCTATGCAGAAGGAGAACCCATGAAAGGTGCCGCCTTCACCATCATACTACCTTACGAGCAGGAGTAACAGGTAAAACATTCAAATCGATTTTTACGCGCATAAAAAAGCCGGGTAATCACTCACCCGGCTTATCTATCATATCATAGCGGAGTTATTCTCCTTTGATCACTATCATTTTTGGTACTAAGCTCTTCATTACCATCCAGGCAATTAAATAAGCTACACCACATATACAGAAGATGATGAAGTAACCGGCTTCTTTACCGGTGAAACCCATAAACTGCATTTGTGTGTCACCAGCATAAGTGAATAGCATACCTGATCCTTTGTTGATAAAGAAAGAACCGAATCCGCCTGCCATACCACCAATACCAGTTACGGTAGCAATGGCACTTTTTGGGAACATATCACCCACAGTAGAAAAGATGTTAGCAGACCATGACTGGTGTGCCGCACCTGCAATACCGATGATGATGATCGGTATCCAATATCCGCCGCCGCCTAATGGCTGTGCCAGTAGTGCCAGTAGCGGGAAGAATGCAAAGATCAACATAGCGCGCATCCTGCCTTCGTACGGGTTCATACCTTTTTTGTCTACAAAGTAGCTTGGTAGCCATCCACCAATGATGGACAATAGTGTGATAGCATACAAAACAAATAAAGGTAAAGAACCACTTGCTGAGTCTATTCCATAAATGTCCTTTAGGTAAGCCGGTGTCCAGAACAGGAAGAACCACCAAACACCATCGGTCATGAATTTACCGAAAGCAAAAGCCCATGTTTGCTTGTACTTAAAGCAATCTGCAAACGACATCTTCTTTCCTGGAGTAGCCGCTGTTATTGGTTCTGACACCTGGTCGTGCACCACGATGTCCTGCTGGATGTAGTCCAGTTCAGCCTGGTTCACCCGCGGATGTTTTTCCGGCTTGTTGTACATGAATATCCAGAAGGCCATCCATACAAATCCCAGTGCACCTATAACGATGAAAGCCATTTCCCAGCCCCAAGTATGAGCGATGAAAGGAATGGTAAGCGGTGCAGCCAATGCCCCTACCGCAGCGCCTGCATTAAAAATACTTGTTGCCAATGCACGATCTTTCTTCGGAAAGTATTCAGCAGTTGCTTTAATAGCAGCCGGAAAGTTTCCTGCCTCACCAAGGGCAAGTACAAATCGCGCAAAGATGAATAACGATACACTTGTAGATACGATCAAAGCTGTATCACCAACTGTTTCTATTGAGTGTTTTGCTCCCTCAAATCCAACCAGCCAATTACCGGTAAGTAAACCTGAAGTAGCGATTCCGCAAAAGGCGTGGATGACAGCTCCGAATGACCAAACACCTATTGCCCATAAGAAGCCTTTCTTGGTGTCCATCCAGTCTACAAATCTTCCTGCTATCAACATTGATACAGCATAGAAGATAGAGAACAGACCGGTGATCGTTCCGTAGTGACTGTCGGTCCAATGAAACTCAGGTACCAGGAAGTCTTTCCACGTCAACGAAAGTACCTGGCGATCCAGGTAGTTAATGGTGATGGAGAA from Aridibaculum aurantiacum includes:
- a CDS encoding MFS transporter, yielding MALETRATASPSSTNKVSKYRWTICTLLFFSITINYLDRQVLSLTWKDFLVPEFHWTDSHYGTITGLFSIFYAVSMLIAGRFVDWMDTKKGFLWAIGVWSFGAVIHAFCGIATSGLLTGNWLVGFEGAKHSIETVGDTALIVSTSVSLFIFARFVLALGEAGNFPAAIKATAEYFPKKDRALATSIFNAGAAVGALAAPLTIPFIAHTWGWEMAFIVIGALGFVWMAFWIFMYNKPEKHPRVNQAELDYIQQDIVVHDQVSEPITAATPGKKMSFADCFKYKQTWAFAFGKFMTDGVWWFFLFWTPAYLKDIYGIDSASGSLPLFVLYAITLLSIIGGWLPSYFVDKKGMNPYEGRMRAMLIFAFFPLLALLAQPLGGGGYWIPIIIIGIAGAAHQSWSANIFSTVGDMFPKSAIATVTGIGGMAGGFGSFFINKGSGMLFTYAGDTQMQFMGFTGKEAGYFIIFCICGVAYLIAWMVMKSLVPKMIVIKGE